One Pseudomonas brassicacearum genomic region harbors:
- the tolR gene encoding protein TolR, with protein sequence MLVKPQRKHGPKAEMNVVPYIDVMLVLLVIFMVTAPMLTQGVKVELPKVASEALPNDKRQQILTLSVKAEGGYYWNLGGELDTRNQTDSAVDLDQMSTKVAQVVAERSDTQVYIRADDHADYGRVVAAMAALQRGGVSNLGLVTEAPQ encoded by the coding sequence ATGTTAGTCAAGCCGCAACGCAAGCACGGGCCCAAGGCCGAAATGAACGTAGTGCCCTACATCGACGTGATGTTGGTGTTGTTGGTGATATTCATGGTCACCGCACCGATGCTGACCCAGGGCGTGAAGGTCGAACTGCCCAAGGTCGCCAGTGAGGCACTGCCCAATGACAAACGTCAGCAGATCCTGACCCTGTCGGTGAAGGCCGAGGGTGGTTATTACTGGAACCTTGGCGGCGAATTGGATACCCGCAACCAGACCGACAGCGCCGTGGACCTGGACCAGATGAGCACCAAGGTGGCGCAAGTCGTTGCCGAGCGCAGCGACACCCAGGTGTATATCCGTGCCGACGATCACGCCGACTACGGCCGAGTCGTCGCGGCCATGGCTGCTTTGCAGCGGGGCGGGGTGAGCAACTTGGGCTTGGTGACCGAGGCACCGCAATGA
- a CDS encoding TonB-dependent receptor has translation MHHRTSTVGLVGFTFTALAMAVASERLSAAEQAATEHVEVVGQAASIDQALKEQRSADSIKSVVHADGVAQLPDENVAEAVQRLPGVSVERDQGEGRFVSVRGLGPDLNSVTINGTLVPAPESERRAVALDVLPSELVQSLSVIKTLTPDMDANSLGGTVDVKSLSAFDHMGLFYTGSSEASYDKNTGQTSPKFSGAISDRFSLGDGIDNFGVAAALSWQKRDFGSDNVETGGAWDFEQGSRLEEFEQRDYDIRRERAGGGLNFDYKPDDFSSYYLRTLYSRYKDSETRNAASIAFEDPQAAGELGDAEGKRKLKQREETQEIQSYVLGGERMFGLWTLSGQGGYSQSSEDSPGHIAGATFEGIDGFNGGFYDNDKPRPIISPGFYDPANFSLDKVDWEQQKTTDTEKNLRLDLARDYDFRGYASQVKFGGKVSRRDKDNDLDAWVYEDFDSLGFSDDQLNLGQFQKGTIDYRLGRFGPGISTDAIKQLLGGLNRDDFFDEQESRVNDFKMSEDINAAYLMNTVDIDDWRFIAGMRYEGTEFDAKGTGVTDGVFTDTETRRKYHHWLPGLHARYQLDKNTQVRAAWTKAVVRPTFGQLAPGFVIDDDEATFGNPQLKPLESSNLDLGIEHFMGRAGTVSAFVFYKDIKNFVYNTDLAGTGAWTDFAEAHSYANGDSAKLYGLELAYSQKFDWLPAPWNGLLLGANTTFSRSDAEIEGFDQASGTQRKRSIDLPNQSDTVGNLMLGWEGDKLSLRLSANYKSAYLYELASISDRDHDLHVDAQTFVDFSARYSLTKNLQVSLEAQNLTDEPYFVYTGHRSYNGQYEEYGPTYKLGLTFTHF, from the coding sequence ATGCACCACCGCACAAGCACCGTCGGGCTCGTCGGTTTCACGTTTACCGCGTTGGCGATGGCCGTTGCCAGCGAGCGACTGAGCGCCGCCGAGCAGGCGGCCACTGAGCACGTCGAGGTGGTCGGTCAGGCCGCCAGCATCGACCAGGCCCTCAAGGAACAACGCAGCGCCGACAGCATCAAGAGCGTGGTGCATGCCGACGGCGTGGCGCAGCTGCCGGACGAAAACGTCGCCGAAGCGGTGCAACGCCTGCCGGGTGTCAGCGTCGAGCGCGACCAGGGTGAAGGCCGTTTTGTCAGTGTGCGGGGCCTGGGGCCGGACCTTAACAGCGTGACCATCAACGGCACCCTGGTGCCGGCTCCAGAAAGCGAACGTCGGGCCGTTGCCCTGGACGTGCTGCCCTCGGAGCTGGTGCAGTCGTTGTCGGTGATCAAGACCCTGACGCCAGATATGGACGCCAACTCCCTGGGCGGCACGGTGGACGTCAAAAGCCTCTCGGCCTTCGACCACATGGGACTGTTCTACACCGGCAGCAGCGAAGCCAGTTACGACAAGAACACCGGCCAGACCAGCCCCAAATTCTCGGGCGCCATCAGCGACCGCTTCAGCCTTGGCGACGGTATCGACAACTTCGGCGTGGCCGCCGCGTTGAGCTGGCAGAAGCGCGACTTCGGTTCGGATAACGTCGAAACCGGCGGTGCCTGGGATTTCGAGCAAGGCTCACGCCTCGAAGAGTTCGAACAGCGCGATTACGACATCCGTCGCGAGCGGGCCGGGGGCGGGTTGAACTTCGACTACAAGCCTGACGATTTCAGCAGCTATTACCTGCGCACGCTGTACAGCCGCTACAAAGACAGCGAAACCCGCAACGCCGCCAGTATCGCTTTTGAAGACCCGCAAGCCGCGGGTGAGCTGGGAGACGCCGAGGGCAAACGCAAACTCAAGCAACGTGAAGAAACCCAGGAAATCCAATCCTACGTGCTCGGCGGCGAACGCATGTTCGGGCTCTGGACACTCAGTGGCCAGGGCGGCTACAGCCAATCGAGCGAAGACAGCCCCGGCCACATCGCCGGTGCCACCTTCGAAGGCATCGACGGTTTCAACGGCGGCTTCTACGACAACGACAAACCACGGCCGATCATCAGCCCGGGGTTCTACGACCCTGCCAACTTCAGCCTCGACAAGGTGGATTGGGAACAGCAGAAAACCACAGACACCGAGAAAAACTTGCGCCTGGACCTGGCCCGGGACTACGACTTCAGAGGGTATGCGTCCCAAGTCAAATTCGGTGGCAAAGTCAGCCGACGCGACAAGGATAACGACCTTGACGCTTGGGTCTACGAGGACTTTGACAGTCTGGGTTTCAGCGATGATCAGCTTAACCTCGGGCAATTCCAGAAGGGCACTATCGATTATCGACTTGGGCGATTCGGTCCTGGCATCAGCACCGATGCTATCAAGCAGTTGCTGGGCGGCCTCAATCGCGATGATTTTTTTGACGAGCAGGAGTCGCGGGTCAACGACTTCAAGATGAGCGAGGACATCAACGCCGCTTACCTGATGAACACCGTCGACATCGACGACTGGCGTTTCATTGCCGGCATGCGCTATGAGGGTACCGAGTTCGATGCCAAGGGCACGGGCGTCACCGATGGTGTATTTACCGACACCGAGACCCGTCGCAAGTATCACCATTGGCTGCCGGGCCTGCATGCGCGCTACCAACTGGACAAGAACACCCAGGTGCGCGCGGCGTGGACCAAGGCCGTGGTGCGCCCGACTTTCGGGCAGCTGGCGCCGGGCTTTGTCATCGACGATGACGAAGCGACCTTTGGCAACCCGCAGCTCAAGCCGCTGGAGTCGAGCAACCTGGACCTGGGGATCGAGCATTTCATGGGGCGCGCCGGTACCGTCTCGGCTTTCGTGTTCTACAAGGACATCAAGAACTTCGTCTACAACACTGACCTGGCGGGCACGGGCGCCTGGACCGATTTCGCCGAAGCCCACAGCTACGCCAATGGCGACAGCGCCAAGCTCTATGGCCTGGAATTGGCCTACTCACAAAAATTCGATTGGCTGCCGGCGCCCTGGAATGGATTGCTGCTGGGCGCCAATACCACCTTCAGTCGCTCGGACGCCGAGATCGAAGGCTTTGACCAGGCCAGCGGCACCCAGCGCAAACGCAGCATTGACCTGCCGAACCAGTCGGACACGGTGGGCAACCTGATGCTGGGTTGGGAAGGCGACAAGCTGAGCCTGCGTCTGTCAGCCAACTACAAGTCGGCCTACCTCTATGAACTGGCGTCCATCAGCGACCGTGACCATGACCTGCACGTCGACGCCCAGACCTTCGTCGACTTCAGTGCCCGCTATTCGTTGACCAAAAACCTGCAAGTCAGCCTGGAGGCGCAGAACCTCACCGACGAGCCGTATTTCGTCTACACCGGCCATCGCTCCTACAACGGCCAGTACGAAGAGTACGGCCCGACCTACAAGCTGGGCCTGACCTTCACCCATTTCTAG
- a CDS encoding helix-turn-helix domain-containing protein, with translation MDIIQRTSATGLQAYIRGERLATSGGISSQDVLVEIFVRERTEERVIVPAVAEPLLVWVLSGEAVVEERDEQEDWLSSSVRRGDFFLTASPVPYEMRWQTSGTEPFVVMHVYLGLPLLERAIAETGGGAAIRLREVSGGRDDVLTALLEQIRLELTRRGETSALLIQGVAQCLAVHLARHYRDAEADDMSGRNALPAFKLKRVVQLMEQRLADHFSLGDLAQAIGMSEYHFSRLFKRATGRSPSQYFIQLRMARARQLLIETERSIIDIGLEVGYGSASHFSQIFRREVGVAPSHYRR, from the coding sequence ATGGACATCATCCAGCGAACATCGGCAACCGGTCTGCAAGCGTACATTCGCGGCGAGCGCCTGGCGACGTCCGGCGGTATCTCGTCGCAAGATGTCCTGGTCGAGATCTTTGTCCGCGAACGCACGGAAGAACGCGTCATCGTGCCCGCCGTGGCCGAACCGTTGCTCGTTTGGGTGTTGTCCGGAGAGGCCGTTGTCGAAGAGCGCGACGAACAGGAGGATTGGCTTTCGAGTTCGGTGCGGCGTGGCGATTTTTTCCTGACCGCGTCACCCGTGCCCTATGAAATGCGCTGGCAAACCAGCGGTACCGAGCCGTTCGTGGTCATGCACGTTTACCTGGGGTTACCGCTGCTGGAGCGCGCCATTGCCGAAACCGGTGGTGGCGCCGCGATCCGCTTGCGGGAAGTCTCGGGTGGACGGGATGACGTGCTTACGGCCCTGCTCGAACAGATTCGGTTGGAACTGACCCGGCGCGGTGAAACCAGCGCGTTGTTGATCCAGGGCGTGGCGCAATGCCTGGCGGTGCACCTGGCGCGCCATTATCGGGATGCCGAGGCCGATGACATGTCCGGGCGCAATGCCCTGCCCGCCTTCAAGCTCAAACGGGTTGTCCAGCTAATGGAACAACGGCTGGCCGATCACTTCAGCCTTGGCGACCTGGCGCAGGCCATCGGCATGAGCGAATACCACTTCAGCCGGCTGTTCAAACGCGCCACGGGGCGTTCGCCGTCGCAGTATTTCATCCAACTGAGGATGGCCAGGGCCCGGCAACTGCTGATCGAAACCGAGCGCAGCATCATCGATATCGGCCTGGAAGTCGGGTATGGCAGCGCCAGTCACTTCTCCCAGATATTTCGCCGCGAGGTGGGAGTTGCGCCGAGTCATTACCGCAGGTGA
- a CDS encoding SDR family NAD(P)-dependent oxidoreductase: MTDFTPTPNEIAGKVVLVTGAASGIGRAIAELFHARGAKVIAEDINPKVSALEQPGLVPFVADITADGSAEAAVALAQERFGRLDVLVNNAGRILYKPFVEMTREDWNWQMETNVTGAFLHSREAMKAMLKQQSGAIVNIASYASYFAFPGIAAYTASKGALAQLTRTQALEAIEHGIRVNAIGVGDVVTHLLDHFMEDGQGFLAEHGKSAPIGRAASPTEIAEIVAFLASERASFMVGSVVMADGGMSVAVGG; encoded by the coding sequence ATGACTGACTTCACCCCCACCCCCAACGAAATCGCCGGCAAGGTGGTACTGGTCACCGGTGCGGCCAGCGGTATCGGCCGGGCAATCGCAGAGTTGTTCCATGCCCGCGGCGCCAAGGTCATTGCCGAGGACATCAACCCAAAAGTGAGCGCGCTGGAGCAACCTGGCCTGGTGCCGTTCGTGGCGGACATCACTGCGGACGGCAGCGCTGAAGCCGCCGTTGCGCTGGCGCAAGAGCGCTTTGGCCGGCTTGATGTGCTGGTGAACAATGCCGGGCGAATCCTCTACAAGCCCTTCGTGGAAATGACCCGCGAAGATTGGAACTGGCAGATGGAAACCAACGTGACCGGCGCCTTCCTGCATTCACGCGAAGCCATGAAAGCGATGCTGAAACAGCAGTCGGGCGCGATCGTGAACATCGCCTCCTATGCGTCCTATTTTGCTTTCCCAGGCATCGCGGCCTACACCGCCTCCAAGGGGGCCCTGGCCCAGTTGACCCGGACCCAGGCCCTGGAGGCTATCGAGCACGGGATCCGGGTCAATGCCATCGGCGTCGGTGATGTGGTCACTCATCTGCTTGATCACTTCATGGAAGATGGCCAGGGGTTTCTGGCCGAGCACGGCAAGTCCGCGCCCATTGGCCGGGCGGCGTCCCCCACGGAAATTGCCGAAATCGTCGCGTTCCTGGCCTCGGAACGCGCCAGTTTCATGGTGGGCTCGGTGGTCATGGCTGATGGAGGGATGAGTGTTGCGGTAGGCGGTTGA
- a CDS encoding ATP-binding protein produces MRFLAARRWADLPLRGKALVVISLPLVVLLLSLVLIYITERQTARAEEDVRRVLLVQGDIQTVHTLLAEAAASVRGYLLTRREDFLPSYEQATPLIQAALQRLDHNIRDARMREYLKTITPLIADKLDGLIALRSAKGEDTEAITAILIENKQVLDVLREQISAMRVREDALLAERSAAASATRMRLLFATLLAAVCGLFGAIVAVLFLSKGIVARVQQVQGNAQRLALGQPLLPQPPEQDEIGQLGTRLVEAGQLLAERERALRDNEERLRLIIDGVKDYGIFALDAQGYVTTWNAGAERIKGYTEQEILGRHFSLFYLPEECPAHPDMALREATRDGHYMEEGWRCRKDGSRFWASVVITAQYDSTGVLRGFSKITRDITDRRAAEIALRTAREEAESASRAKSEFLSRMSHELRTPLNAILGFAQLLDMDSTAGQRPQVGHILRAGQHLLALINEVLDIARIEAGRLPLNIEPIALSTVLHEALTLVSPMAADAGIHLAELPPLPDGSGVLADRQRLVQVLLNLLSNAIKYNRPGGEVRIAVTVQARQVSIAVSDTGHGIALEQLDQLFKPFERLGADPQVEGTGLGLSLSKSLLEMMQGHLEVHSEPGQGCRFTLQLPGAQVSSSQLPPVATLAVARPPVEYHGKVLCIEDNLSSLALIETLMQRRPGIQLLSSMQGQMGLDLARQHAPQLILLDVTLPDLDGLEVLRRLRHSPATASTPVLMITADASDLTHRTLHDAGATAILTKPIHIQAFLGHLEHYLPEPA; encoded by the coding sequence ATGAGGTTCCTCGCCGCTCGCCGCTGGGCCGACCTGCCGTTGCGGGGCAAGGCGCTGGTGGTGATTTCCCTGCCGCTGGTGGTCTTGCTGCTGTCGCTGGTGCTGATCTACATCACCGAACGCCAGACCGCTCGGGCCGAAGAAGACGTGCGTCGGGTACTGCTGGTCCAGGGCGATATCCAGACGGTCCATACCCTGTTGGCCGAAGCTGCGGCTAGCGTACGCGGTTATCTGCTGACCCGCCGCGAAGACTTCCTGCCCAGCTACGAACAGGCCACGCCGCTGATCCAGGCCGCGCTGCAACGGCTGGACCACAACATCCGCGACGCCCGGATGCGCGAGTACCTCAAGACCATCACCCCATTGATCGCCGACAAACTCGACGGGCTGATCGCCTTGCGCAGCGCCAAGGGTGAGGACACCGAGGCCATTACCGCGATCCTGATCGAAAACAAACAGGTGCTGGATGTACTGCGCGAGCAGATCAGCGCCATGCGGGTTCGCGAGGATGCCTTGCTCGCCGAACGTAGCGCCGCCGCCTCGGCCACGCGCATGCGGCTGTTGTTCGCCACCTTGCTGGCGGCGGTCTGCGGACTGTTCGGGGCCATTGTCGCCGTGCTGTTCCTGTCCAAGGGCATTGTCGCCCGGGTCCAGCAGGTGCAAGGCAACGCCCAGCGCCTGGCATTGGGTCAACCCTTGTTGCCGCAACCGCCGGAGCAAGACGAAATCGGCCAGCTGGGCACTCGCCTGGTGGAGGCCGGGCAACTGCTGGCCGAACGTGAGCGGGCCCTGCGCGATAACGAAGAGCGTTTGCGGCTGATCATCGATGGCGTGAAGGACTACGGGATTTTTGCACTGGATGCCCAGGGCTACGTGACCACCTGGAACGCCGGCGCCGAACGGATCAAGGGCTACACCGAGCAGGAAATCCTCGGTCGGCATTTTTCGTTGTTCTACCTGCCCGAAGAATGCCCCGCGCATCCGGACATGGCTCTGCGCGAGGCCACCCGCGACGGTCACTACATGGAAGAAGGCTGGCGCTGTCGCAAGGACGGCAGCCGCTTCTGGGCCAGCGTGGTCATCACCGCCCAATATGACAGTACCGGCGTCCTGCGCGGCTTTTCCAAGATCACCCGCGACATCACCGACCGCCGCGCCGCCGAGATTGCCCTGCGCACCGCCCGCGAAGAAGCGGAAAGCGCCAGTCGGGCCAAGAGTGAGTTTCTCTCGCGCATGAGTCACGAACTGCGCACGCCGCTGAATGCCATCCTCGGTTTCGCGCAACTGCTGGACATGGACTCCACGGCCGGCCAGCGTCCCCAGGTCGGCCACATCCTGCGCGCCGGCCAGCATTTGCTGGCGCTGATCAACGAGGTGCTGGACATCGCCCGGATCGAGGCCGGGCGCCTGCCGCTGAACATTGAACCGATCGCCCTCTCGACGGTGTTGCACGAGGCCCTGACCCTGGTTTCGCCCATGGCGGCCGATGCCGGGATTCATCTGGCCGAGCTGCCGCCGCTACCCGATGGCAGCGGTGTGCTCGCCGATCGCCAACGCCTGGTACAGGTGCTGCTCAACCTGTTGTCCAACGCCATCAAGTACAACCGGCCGGGGGGTGAGGTGCGCATTGCCGTCACCGTCCAGGCCCGCCAAGTGAGCATTGCCGTCAGCGATACCGGGCATGGCATTGCCCTCGAACAGCTGGATCAACTGTTCAAGCCCTTCGAACGCCTGGGCGCCGACCCCCAGGTCGAAGGCACCGGCCTGGGGCTGTCGTTGAGCAAGAGCCTGCTGGAAATGATGCAGGGGCACCTCGAGGTCCACAGTGAACCGGGACAGGGTTGCCGCTTTACCCTGCAACTACCGGGTGCCCAGGTGTCCAGCAGCCAGTTGCCGCCCGTTGCGACCCTGGCGGTGGCGCGCCCTCCGGTTGAATATCACGGCAAAGTGCTGTGCATCGAAGACAACCTGTCGAGCCTCGCATTGATCGAGACGCTGATGCAGCGTCGCCCCGGCATTCAGTTGTTGTCGAGCATGCAGGGCCAGATGGGCCTGGACCTGGCTCGCCAGCACGCGCCGCAACTGATCCTGCTGGACGTGACCCTGCCGGACCTGGACGGTCTGGAGGTCTTGCGGCGCCTGCGCCATTCCCCCGCCACCGCGTCGACGCCGGTGCTGATGATCACCGCCGATGCCAGCGACCTGACGCATCGCACCCTGCACGACGCCGGCGCCACGGCAATCCTGACCAAGCCTATCCATATCCAGGCCTTTCTAGGCCACCTCGAGCATTATTTACCGGAGCCCGCATGA
- a CDS encoding energy transducer TonB — MTAMIMHTPSLHFPALTRHGVWRNSLAAGLAVALHVGAVGLLVLGWTAEKPAAQAPRVLHTQLVMLPASPVPVTPAPAPAPVAAPPVESAPVPVEMPRPAAAKPVVDPRVQAQRLEQATLARKRVEDQKREQQAQQQRERQESERRQHEAEQKAAERQRQAQQVQALAQQRAEQARLAAADSRSYQPLSKQAPDYPQRALDKGLEGDCTVEYSVTPDGRIDSPKVLDGCHPLFIRPSLAAAQTFRYQPRIIEGKAVTVPAVRNTFHYRIK; from the coding sequence ATGACGGCGATGATCATGCATACCCCCTCTCTGCACTTTCCCGCGTTGACACGCCATGGCGTTTGGAGAAACAGCCTCGCGGCAGGGCTCGCCGTGGCGTTGCACGTGGGGGCGGTAGGGTTGCTGGTGTTGGGCTGGACCGCGGAGAAACCCGCTGCCCAGGCGCCTCGGGTGCTGCATACGCAACTGGTGATGTTGCCTGCGTCACCGGTGCCCGTAACTCCTGCACCTGCACCAGCCCCTGTTGCAGCGCCACCGGTGGAGTCCGCCCCGGTGCCGGTTGAAATGCCACGCCCTGCAGCAGCCAAACCCGTCGTGGACCCGCGTGTCCAGGCGCAAAGACTGGAACAGGCGACCCTGGCCCGCAAACGGGTCGAGGATCAGAAACGCGAGCAACAAGCCCAGCAGCAACGTGAACGCCAGGAGAGCGAGCGACGCCAGCACGAAGCTGAGCAAAAGGCCGCCGAACGACAACGTCAGGCACAACAGGTGCAAGCGCTCGCACAACAGCGCGCCGAGCAGGCCCGCCTGGCCGCCGCTGACAGCCGCAGCTATCAACCGCTGAGCAAACAAGCCCCCGACTATCCGCAACGGGCGCTGGACAAGGGACTGGAAGGCGACTGCACCGTCGAATACAGCGTGACGCCGGACGGACGGATCGACAGCCCCAAAGTGCTCGACGGTTGCCACCCGCTGTTCATCCGACCATCCCTGGCCGCCGCCCAGACCTTCCGCTACCAACCGCGGATTATCGAAGGCAAAGCCGTGACAGTGCCGGCGGTGCGTAACACCTTTCATTACCGGATCAAATAA
- a CDS encoding response regulator produces MNRDLRILIVDDQRPNLDLMEQLLAREGLHNVLSSTEPLRTLDLFNSFEPDLVILDLHMPAFDGFAVLEQLNRRIPANDYLPILVLTADATRDTRLRALALGARDFISKPLDALETMLRVWNLLETRALYKALRELIPPQQIELLRQHRPAVDPV; encoded by the coding sequence ATGAATCGCGATTTGCGCATTCTGATCGTCGACGATCAGCGCCCCAACCTGGACCTGATGGAACAACTGTTGGCCCGCGAAGGGTTGCACAATGTGCTGAGCAGCACCGAGCCCCTGCGCACCCTAGATCTATTCAACAGCTTCGAACCGGACCTGGTCATCCTCGACCTGCACATGCCCGCGTTCGATGGCTTTGCCGTGCTGGAACAACTCAACCGGCGCATCCCGGCCAACGACTACCTGCCGATCCTTGTGCTCACCGCCGACGCCACCCGCGATACCCGTTTGCGTGCCCTGGCCCTCGGCGCCCGGGACTTCATCAGCAAGCCGCTGGATGCACTGGAAACCATGCTGCGGGTCTGGAACCTGCTGGAGACCCGGGCGCTCTATAAGGCGTTGCGCGAGTTGATTCCACCCCAACAGATCGAGCTGTTGCGTCAGCACCGGCCGGCGGTCGATCCGGTCTAG
- a CDS encoding phytase encodes MLFLPKRYLLAMLVSLATVPALAAAAGLNLKLQPWPAPQDLSLNALAFVPGHSTTERLASAREGLLLLDAQGRELARLKGSFEDLDSRSLGTNVLVASLDTTRQQALLVSLDPQKRQWGTPLYLPTRDFPVNGLCLYRDEASNLFVFLIGEEGKGEQWLVGNGERLNDTAQRVRGLPLPPDAKVCQVQDSAHQLFVNEQRVGWWVYPASAEAEAVRVPVAMRAPFGDIQQAAGAMAVLPGGMLGLDPAAAQLHLYQQKGEGWSAKVSLPLPGLKEPENLAVRPTKTGIEVLLRDDDNGRLYQGEINWQPTPMPLSPALPTVSAIVQSEPVARQGDAADDPAIWVHPTTPGSSRVLGTNKKQGLLAYDLHGKLLQELPVGRLNNVDVRANFKLGTQTVDLAVASNRDRNSLSLFSIDRTHGELREAGEIPTSLEEIYGVCLFQPNEGELYAFANGKDGRYLQYRLSAADGVAKGELVRQFSVDSQPEGCVVDDLRQRLFLGEEDVGVWAVDARADQPTTLNSVIKVGSQLHADVEGIALYRSADRDYLVVSSQGNDSYLVLDAEPPYAIRGAFRVGLNAAAGIDGASETDGLEVTSVNLGGPWNQGMLVVQDGRKRMPEQTQNFKFVPWAEVAKALRLP; translated from the coding sequence ATGTTGTTTTTACCCAAGCGTTACCTGCTGGCGATGCTCGTCAGCTTGGCCACGGTCCCAGCCTTGGCGGCTGCCGCCGGCCTCAACCTGAAGTTGCAACCCTGGCCTGCGCCCCAGGACCTGTCGCTTAACGCCTTGGCCTTTGTGCCCGGCCATTCGACGACCGAGCGCCTGGCCAGTGCCCGTGAGGGTTTGTTGCTGCTCGATGCCCAAGGCCGTGAACTGGCGCGCCTGAAGGGCAGCTTCGAGGACCTCGACAGCCGGTCCCTGGGGACGAACGTTCTGGTCGCCAGCCTCGACACTACGCGTCAGCAAGCGTTGCTGGTCAGCCTGGATCCGCAGAAGCGCCAATGGGGAACGCCGCTGTATCTGCCGACACGGGACTTCCCGGTCAACGGCCTGTGCCTGTACCGCGATGAAGCGAGCAACCTGTTTGTGTTCCTGATCGGTGAAGAGGGCAAAGGCGAGCAATGGCTGGTCGGCAATGGCGAGCGCCTGAACGACACCGCGCAACGGGTGCGCGGCCTGCCGTTGCCACCGGACGCCAAGGTCTGCCAGGTGCAGGACAGCGCCCATCAGTTGTTCGTCAACGAGCAACGGGTGGGCTGGTGGGTCTATCCGGCGTCTGCCGAAGCCGAAGCCGTTCGTGTCCCCGTGGCGATGCGCGCGCCGTTTGGCGACATCCAGCAAGCCGCTGGCGCCATGGCGGTACTGCCGGGAGGCATGCTGGGCCTGGACCCGGCCGCGGCCCAACTGCATCTGTATCAGCAAAAGGGCGAGGGTTGGAGCGCCAAGGTCAGTTTGCCGTTGCCGGGCCTGAAAGAGCCAGAGAACCTGGCGGTACGCCCGACGAAAACCGGTATCGAAGTGCTGCTGCGAGACGATGACAATGGGCGCCTGTACCAAGGCGAAATCAACTGGCAACCCACGCCAATGCCTTTGTCGCCGGCACTGCCCACGGTGTCCGCCATTGTTCAGAGTGAACCGGTGGCCCGTCAGGGTGATGCGGCCGATGACCCGGCGATATGGGTGCATCCGACCACGCCTGGGTCGAGCCGGGTCCTGGGTACCAACAAGAAGCAAGGCCTGCTGGCCTATGACCTGCACGGCAAGTTGCTGCAGGAACTCCCGGTCGGGCGCCTGAATAACGTCGATGTGCGGGCGAACTTCAAGCTGGGCACGCAGACCGTCGATCTGGCGGTGGCCAGTAACCGTGATCGCAACAGCCTCAGCCTGTTCAGCATTGACCGAACCCACGGCGAATTGCGCGAGGCCGGCGAGATTCCTACGTCGCTCGAGGAAATCTATGGCGTCTGTCTGTTCCAGCCCAACGAAGGTGAACTGTATGCCTTCGCCAACGGTAAGGACGGTCGCTATTTGCAGTACCGCCTCAGTGCAGCGGACGGTGTGGCGAAAGGTGAACTGGTGCGTCAGTTCAGCGTCGACAGCCAACCCGAAGGTTGCGTCGTCGATGACCTGCGCCAACGCTTGTTTCTCGGTGAAGAAGATGTGGGTGTCTGGGCAGTGGACGCCCGGGCCGACCAGCCGACGACATTGAACAGCGTGATCAAGGTTGGCTCGCAGTTGCACGCCGACGTCGAGGGGATCGCCCTGTACCGCAGCGCGGACCGTGACTACCTGGTGGTGTCCAGCCAGGGCAACGACAGTTACCTGGTGCTCGATGCCGAACCACCCTATGCCATACGTGGGGCTTTTCGAGTGGGCTTGAACGCCGCCGCAGGCATTGACGGCGCCTCGGAAACCGATGGCCTGGAAGTCACCTCGGTGAATCTGGGCGGGCCTTGGAACCAAGGGATGCTGGTGGTCCAGGACGGGCGCAAGCGCATGCCCGAGCAAACCCAGAATTTCAAGTTCGTGCCCTGGGCCGAGGTGGCAAAAGCGCTACGCCTGCCTTGA
- the tolQ gene encoding protein TolQ has protein sequence MHATLEHMTIWGLISDASLLVKAVMLTLLLASLLSWYLIIQRSAVLQRDERQLKGFMQRLRSTQDLLPLYRETAQGREEGGGITPIFQAGLLAFTQLNQPSSAPQIVLEGVERSLQVAISEQEVQLEKGLQFLATVGSVSPYIGLFGTVWGIMNAFIGLSQVQQASLSTVAPGIAEALIATAIGLFAAIPAVIAYNRLAARGQTLLTRYYAFGNELQARLHHKLHGASVNLAAAA, from the coding sequence ATGCACGCTACTTTGGAACACATGACAATTTGGGGCCTGATCAGCGACGCGAGTCTGTTGGTCAAGGCGGTCATGCTCACGCTGTTGCTGGCCTCGCTGCTGAGCTGGTACCTGATCATCCAGCGCAGCGCCGTGTTGCAACGCGACGAGCGCCAGCTCAAGGGCTTCATGCAACGCTTGCGCAGCACCCAGGACTTGCTGCCCCTGTATCGGGAGACCGCACAGGGGCGGGAGGAAGGCGGCGGCATAACGCCGATTTTCCAGGCGGGTTTGTTGGCCTTCACTCAACTGAACCAACCTTCGAGCGCTCCGCAAATTGTGCTTGAAGGCGTCGAGCGCTCGCTGCAGGTGGCGATCAGTGAACAGGAAGTGCAGTTGGAAAAAGGCTTGCAGTTTCTTGCCACTGTCGGTTCGGTCAGCCCTTACATCGGCCTGTTCGGTACCGTCTGGGGAATCATGAACGCTTTTATCGGCCTATCCCAAGTACAACAGGCCAGCCTTTCCACCGTTGCGCCGGGCATCGCCGAAGCGTTGATCGCCACGGCCATCGGCCTGTTCGCGGCGATCCCAGCGGTGATTGCCTATAACCGCTTGGCCGCCCGCGGCCAGACCTTGTTGACCCGCTACTACGCCTTCGGCAACGAATTGCAGGCACGTCTGCACCACAAGCTGCACGGTGCCTCGGTGAACCTGGCCGCGGCCGCTTGA